In a single window of the Acidobacteriota bacterium genome:
- a CDS encoding NYN domain-containing protein, which yields MQFDSTIPSWQLGHRGLVAVFIDGNNLFHAARFHNIDIDYNKLLRVLLGDGRLLRAFFYTGVDVGAERQQGFLLWMRRNGFRVIQKELKTFYDGTRKANLDVEIAVDMLSLAGKYDTAVLVSGDEDFVYALNAVAYKGCRVEVAGFRSNSAPRLIDVADFFIDLGEIAHLIRKDGDHPADYEMPSFLPPGHVGQEQRPSSGHGHFAKPYRDPDSEGVQEFTPIRDDN from the coding sequence ATGCAGTTTGATTCAACCATACCTTCATGGCAATTGGGACACCGCGGTCTGGTAGCCGTCTTCATTGACGGAAACAACCTGTTTCACGCGGCCAGATTTCATAATATCGACATCGACTATAACAAGCTGCTGCGTGTGCTGCTCGGTGACGGGCGTCTGCTGCGGGCATTCTTTTATACCGGTGTTGACGTTGGGGCCGAGCGCCAACAAGGGTTTTTGCTGTGGATGAGGCGAAACGGTTTTAGGGTCATACAAAAGGAGTTGAAGACCTTTTATGACGGAACCCGAAAGGCAAACCTTGATGTTGAGATCGCTGTGGATATGCTAAGCCTCGCCGGAAAGTACGATACCGCTGTGCTCGTTTCTGGTGACGAAGATTTTGTATATGCGCTTAACGCAGTGGCATACAAAGGCTGCCGTGTAGAGGTTGCCGGATTTCGTTCAAATTCAGCTCCAAGACTAATCGACGTAGCGGATTTCTTTATTGATCTCGGCGAAATAGCTCACCTTATTCGAAAGGACGGCGACCATCCGGCCGACTACGAGATGCCTTCGTTCTTGCCTCCGGGCCACGTTGGACAAGAGCAGAGGCCGTCTTCAGGACACGGACACTTTGCAAAGCCGTACAGAGACCCGGACTCTGAAGGCGTACAGGAATTTACGCCGATCCGTGATGATAACTGA